A portion of the Bacteroides faecium genome contains these proteins:
- a CDS encoding KGGVGR-motif variant AAA ATPase encodes MKTFTFYSYKGGVGRTLALVNVANRLVEFGKKVCILDFDLEAPGLQSKYAKELQQPIYKGLVDYIYSYAVENVQPRHISDYMVDIHLTNAINTIHLCAAGDVDSSDYWKKLARINWWNLFYAENSYGIDFFLNLKKQIEEELAPDFLLIDSRTGITEMSAITMSLLADDVVFLAANNEENIKGCCKVLNSLSAPENNLLGIKRTYHFVLTRIPLPDSPDEKVKHNIIVEQKTNIIKECLAKNGITLESANVIHSDRCLEENELCNTSYIYEVSKTSSVKEYMALYDSLVKNYFLEEDRVTFDNYKQLQLEVDKLLRYYRGNDSHFMEQAELLVKSYPQFSYGYSFISNYYFDRFEFEKALEYAQKATATLGPDLLPIQLKEIHLNLLLGNYQRSENLLNKIYDKDNEFTEFLKVKIDHMMFHNEEHDIKAITKLIKAHPDNVKYRNEEARIWNFYKKYASALEAIYETLEIDSESAMAYITLAEIKYRMNDKLDFYRNIELALKYNYDLRWVKYDEMFYIYKECLEDERFLAILDKYDVRHIISFWLS; translated from the coding sequence ATGAAAACATTTACTTTTTATTCCTACAAAGGAGGAGTCGGACGGACATTGGCTTTAGTCAACGTAGCCAATCGCTTGGTTGAATTTGGAAAGAAAGTGTGTATCCTCGACTTTGACTTGGAAGCTCCGGGGTTGCAAAGCAAATATGCCAAAGAACTTCAACAGCCCATCTACAAAGGATTGGTGGATTATATTTATTCATATGCCGTGGAGAATGTGCAACCCCGTCATATATCAGATTATATGGTTGACATTCATTTAACCAACGCAATAAATACCATCCATTTATGTGCGGCAGGGGATGTTGACTCAAGTGATTACTGGAAAAAACTCGCACGTATCAATTGGTGGAACTTATTCTACGCAGAAAACAGTTACGGCATTGATTTCTTTCTGAACCTGAAGAAACAGATAGAAGAGGAACTGGCTCCCGATTTCTTACTGATAGACTCCAGGACTGGAATCACGGAAATGTCCGCCATCACGATGTCCTTACTTGCCGACGACGTTGTCTTTTTGGCTGCCAATAACGAAGAAAATATCAAAGGCTGCTGTAAAGTCTTGAACTCGCTCTCCGCACCGGAAAACAACCTGCTGGGAATCAAGAGGACCTATCATTTTGTCCTGACCCGTATTCCTCTGCCGGACAGTCCCGATGAAAAAGTAAAACATAACATCATTGTAGAGCAAAAGACAAATATCATCAAAGAATGTCTCGCAAAGAACGGCATCACCCTCGAAAGCGCGAATGTAATCCATTCAGACCGCTGCCTGGAAGAGAACGAACTTTGCAACACTTCTTATATATACGAAGTCTCCAAAACTTCTTCCGTCAAAGAGTATATGGCCTTGTATGATTCTTTGGTAAAGAATTATTTCTTAGAGGAAGACCGTGTAACTTTTGACAATTACAAACAGCTTCAATTAGAAGTAGACAAACTTTTGCGCTACTATAGAGGAAACGACAGCCACTTCATGGAACAAGCAGAGTTACTGGTTAAGTCATACCCGCAATTTTCATATGGATATTCATTCATCAGCAACTATTATTTTGACCGTTTTGAATTTGAGAAGGCATTAGAATATGCACAAAAAGCTACCGCCACCCTTGGCCCCGACTTGCTCCCGATACAGCTCAAAGAGATTCATCTAAACCTTTTATTAGGAAATTATCAGAGAAGCGAAAACCTATTGAATAAAATCTATGATAAAGATAATGAGTTTACTGAATTTCTCAAGGTCAAGATAGACCACATGATGTTTCATAATGAAGAACACGATATAAAGGCAATCACAAAGCTAATAAAAGCACATCCTGACAATGTGAAATACCGCAATGAGGAGGCTAGAATATGGAATTTCTATAAAAAATACGCCAGTGCGCTTGAAGCCATTTATGAAACTTTAGAGATTGATTCCGAATCAGCCATGGCCTATATCACTCTTGCAGAAATTAAATACCGCATGAATGACAAGCTTGACTTCTACCGAAATATAGAACTTGCCTTGAAATACAACTACGACTTGCGTTGGGTGAAGTATGACGAAATGTTCTATATCTACAAAGAATGTCTCGAAGATGAAAGATTCTTAGCCATACTGGATAAATATGACGTAAGACACATTATATCCTTCTGGCTAAGTTGA
- a CDS encoding helix-turn-helix transcriptional regulator — protein sequence MIKNESQLTRAKQEMEELLDALYQIKEEELTDRMQKAAYCCRLKDLSSEIEEFEKLRNRQHLSFTNENLPKSIIALRIASGYTQKELADKIGVPEQQIQRYEQQEYGKVKFERVVQIIRVLAKKCELNFQLSDPGQIPAPFKQTEESARATRIAKERASLMLII from the coding sequence ATGATTAAGAACGAAAGCCAACTGACACGCGCCAAACAGGAAATGGAAGAGTTGCTGGATGCCTTGTATCAGATAAAAGAAGAAGAACTGACCGACCGTATGCAAAAAGCAGCATACTGCTGCCGGTTGAAAGACTTGAGTTCGGAAATCGAAGAATTCGAGAAACTAAGAAACCGGCAACACCTGTCTTTTACGAACGAAAACCTTCCTAAATCTATCATAGCCTTGCGTATAGCTTCCGGATACACCCAAAAGGAACTGGCAGACAAAATAGGAGTGCCGGAACAACAAATCCAACGTTATGAACAACAAGAATATGGTAAAGTTAAATTTGAGAGAGTCGTACAAATCATACGGGTACTCGCTAAAAAATGCGAATTGAACTTTCAACTTAGTGACCCCGGCCAGATTCCGGCTCCATTCAAACAGACGGAAGAATCAGCCAGAGCCACCCGTATCGCCAAAGAAAGAGCTTCACTCATGCTAATCATATAA
- a CDS encoding outer membrane beta-barrel family protein, whose translation MKHRLLLLLLFVFATFATGWAQKAVAPSFTIKGVLLDSLTQEGEPYATIRITKKNAPDKAVKMAVTGANGKFQEKLNIPAGDYVISISSIGKAPVVKDFTLKSSTKVVDLGTLYSSEANNELKGVEVVAQKPLVKVDVDKIEYNIEDDPDSKSNSILEMLRKVPLVTVDGEDNVQVNGSSSFKIHVNGKPNNMMSNNPKEVLKSMPANTIKYIEVITSPGAKYDAEGVGGILNIVTVGSGFEGYTATFRGNVTNNGAGAGTYAMVKQGKMTVSVNYNYDYNNSPRSYSDSYRENYEPGARDEKFLESQSSSKSKGNFQYGNLEASYEIDTLRLLTAAFGMYGSGDKSNSDGNTVMYRTNHEDVAYRYRTDNHSKSSWYSINGNIDYQRTSRKNKQRMLTLSYKINTQPQTDNSSNTYLDIFPDGEKDELVERLRLENYHSDGKTNTMEQTFQVDYTTPIGKLHTIETGAKYIFRRNSSDNALYEAAGGSDDYVYKEDRSSEYRHLNHILSAYVGYTLKYKDFSFKPGVRYEQTIQRVKYIVGPGENFHTNYSDLVPSVSLGMKIGKTQNLRAGYNMRIWRPGIWSLNPYFNNQDPMSISQGNPDLKSEKSHAFDIAYSNFSAKFNINVSLRHSFGNNGIERVSRLITNENGEIFDDNPEHMAPDGAMYSTYDNIGKNRDTGLSLYLNWNASSKTRIYMNGRGSYRDLKSEAQGLHNYGWNASCHGGIQHTLPLKIRLSLNGGGGTPYISLQGKGFSYQYYSLGINRAFLKEDRLTLNLYCSNIFEKYRTRSDRTEGANFVLKSSGKYPSRYVGFSIGYRIGELKASVKKAARSISNDDVKGGEGGGNAGGGGGQ comes from the coding sequence ATGAAACACAGACTGTTGCTACTATTACTATTCGTGTTTGCTACATTTGCGACGGGGTGGGCGCAAAAAGCTGTAGCTCCTTCTTTTACCATCAAAGGCGTACTTCTGGATTCGTTAACCCAAGAGGGAGAACCGTATGCAACTATCAGGATTACAAAGAAAAATGCTCCCGACAAGGCTGTAAAAATGGCGGTGACCGGGGCGAATGGTAAATTCCAGGAGAAACTGAATATACCTGCCGGAGATTATGTGATTAGCATTTCTTCGATTGGTAAAGCTCCTGTTGTGAAAGACTTCACTCTGAAGTCGTCTACAAAAGTCGTTGATTTGGGTACGTTGTATTCTTCGGAAGCCAATAATGAACTGAAGGGAGTGGAAGTCGTAGCCCAGAAGCCTTTGGTGAAGGTAGATGTGGATAAGATTGAATATAATATTGAAGATGACCCGGACTCAAAGTCGAATAGCATATTGGAGATGCTTCGGAAAGTTCCTCTGGTTACGGTGGACGGGGAAGATAATGTGCAGGTGAATGGAAGCAGTAGTTTCAAGATACATGTGAACGGAAAGCCCAACAACATGATGAGCAATAATCCGAAAGAAGTACTGAAAAGTATGCCGGCAAATACCATTAAGTATATCGAGGTGATTACTTCGCCGGGGGCGAAGTATGATGCGGAAGGCGTTGGCGGTATTCTGAATATCGTTACTGTGGGTAGCGGATTCGAGGGATATACGGCGACATTCCGGGGAAATGTCACTAACAACGGAGCCGGAGCCGGCACTTATGCGATGGTGAAACAGGGGAAGATGACTGTTTCCGTCAATTATAACTACGATTATAATAATAGCCCGCGAAGCTATTCGGACAGTTACCGTGAGAATTACGAGCCGGGAGCGAGGGACGAGAAATTTCTCGAATCTCAAAGCAGTTCCAAATCGAAAGGAAATTTCCAGTATGGCAACTTGGAAGCGAGTTATGAGATTGATACGTTGAGGCTGCTGACGGCGGCTTTCGGGATGTATGGCAGCGGTGACAAGAGCAACAGTGACGGAAATACGGTAATGTATAGGACGAACCATGAGGACGTCGCTTATCGTTACCGGACGGATAATCATAGTAAAAGCTCGTGGTATTCTATAAATGGGAATATAGACTATCAGCGTACTTCCCGGAAGAATAAGCAACGGATGCTTACCTTATCCTATAAGATAAATACGCAACCTCAAACCGATAATTCCAGCAATACTTATCTGGATATATTTCCCGACGGAGAAAAAGATGAACTGGTTGAACGGCTGCGATTGGAAAATTACCATTCGGATGGAAAGACAAATACGATGGAGCAGACTTTCCAGGTGGATTATACGACTCCGATAGGGAAATTGCATACCATTGAGACGGGAGCGAAATACATATTCCGTCGCAATAGCAGTGACAACGCGCTTTATGAGGCGGCAGGAGGGAGCGACGACTATGTGTACAAGGAAGACCGCAGCAGTGAGTACCGTCATCTGAATCATATTTTGTCGGCTTATGTGGGATATACATTGAAGTATAAGGATTTCTCTTTCAAACCGGGAGTCCGTTATGAACAGACCATACAACGGGTGAAATATATCGTAGGACCGGGTGAGAACTTCCATACGAATTACAGCGACCTGGTTCCGTCCGTCTCTTTGGGAATGAAAATCGGCAAGACGCAGAATCTGCGTGCCGGTTATAATATGCGCATCTGGCGTCCGGGAATCTGGAGCCTGAATCCTTACTTTAACAATCAAGACCCGATGTCTATCAGTCAGGGAAATCCGGACTTGAAGAGTGAGAAAAGCCATGCTTTTGATATTGCGTACAGTAATTTCAGTGCCAAGTTCAATATAAACGTTTCGTTGCGCCATTCATTCGGCAATAACGGGATAGAGAGGGTGAGCCGCTTGATAACTAATGAGAACGGAGAAATCTTTGATGATAATCCGGAACACATGGCGCCGGACGGGGCTATGTACAGCACTTATGACAATATCGGTAAGAACCGTGATACCGGACTATCCCTTTATCTGAACTGGAATGCTTCTTCCAAAACTCGTATTTATATGAACGGGCGCGGAAGTTACAGGGATTTGAAGAGTGAAGCGCAAGGGTTGCACAATTATGGATGGAACGCTTCCTGCCATGGCGGTATCCAGCATACGCTTCCTTTGAAAATCCGTTTGAGCCTGAATGGGGGTGGGGGTACTCCGTATATCAGTTTGCAGGGAAAGGGTTTCAGTTATCAATATTACAGTCTGGGGATAAACCGTGCGTTCCTGAAAGAAGACCGCCTTACGCTGAACTTGTATTGCAGTAATATTTTCGAGAAGTACAGGACGCGCAGCGACCGTACGGAAGGTGCTAATTTTGTATTGAAGAGTAGCGGAAAGTATCCAAGCCGTTATGTCGGGTTCAGTATCGGCTACCGGATAGGAGAACTGAAAGCCAGCGTGAAGAAAGCTGCCCGAAGCATCAGTAATGATGATGTGAAAGGTGGCGAAGGTGGTGGAAATGCAGGTGGCGGTGGTGGTCAGTAA
- a CDS encoding PIN domain-containing protein — protein MEIVVVSDTNIFIDLYTADLLDEFFSLTIHIHTTDFIIHELKVMEQKSKILGYDKLFIKKFDMREMIELVGFQRKMQDKTNVSIQDCSVWLYAQDNGYILLTGDGKLRKTAIKEGTNVRGILYIFDKLVEEKLLTPQKACEKLQLLRQINGRLPSKEIEKRIEIWSK, from the coding sequence ATGGAGATTGTAGTAGTCAGCGATACAAATATCTTTATCGACTTATACACAGCAGACCTGTTGGACGAATTCTTTTCATTAACTATCCATATCCACACGACAGACTTTATCATCCACGAACTGAAAGTAATGGAGCAAAAAAGTAAGATACTTGGTTATGACAAACTTTTTATTAAAAAGTTTGATATGCGCGAAATGATTGAACTGGTAGGTTTTCAACGAAAAATGCAGGATAAGACCAACGTTAGCATCCAGGACTGTTCCGTTTGGTTATATGCACAAGATAACGGTTATATCTTACTTACCGGAGATGGCAAACTTCGCAAAACCGCAATCAAAGAAGGAACGAATGTCCGCGGAATTCTATACATTTTTGACAAACTGGTAGAAGAGAAGTTGCTCACACCCCAAAAAGCTTGCGAGAAACTCCAACTGCTCAGGCAAATAAACGGAAGACTACCATCTAAAGAAATTGAAAAAAGAATAGAGATATGGAGCAAATAA
- a CDS encoding glucoamylase family protein: MNNKYKRLAEMSALPLMLLFLSAVALTFQNCKGKSKSDNLSTATDSLTDDALMDTVQRRTFLYFWEGAEPNSGLAPERYHVDGVYPQNDANVVTSGGSGFGIMAILAGIDRGYVTREEGLARMDRIVSFLEKADRFHGAYPHWWYGDTGKVKPFGQKDNGGDLVETAFLIQGLLAVHQYYVNGNEQEKALAQRIDRIWRDVDWNWYRKGGQNVLYWHWSPTYGWEMDFPVHGYNECMIMYILAAASPTHGVPAAVYHDGWAQNGAIVSPHKVEGIELHLRYQGTEAGPLFWAQYSFLGLDPVGLKDEYCPSYFHEMRNLTLVNRAYCIRNPKHYKGFGPDCWGLTASYSVDGYAAHSPNEQDDKGVISPTAALSSIVYTPEESMQVMRHLYNMGDKVFGPFGFYDAFSETDNWYPQRYLAIDQGPIAVMIENYRTGLLWKLFMSHPDVQAGLTKLGFNTNKQDVRQK, translated from the coding sequence ATGAACAATAAATATAAAAGACTCGCAGAAATGAGCGCACTCCCTCTCATGCTGCTGTTCCTGTCCGCTGTCGCCCTAACTTTCCAGAACTGTAAAGGGAAAAGCAAAAGTGACAACCTTTCTACCGCTACCGACTCACTGACGGACGATGCATTAATGGATACTGTTCAGCGAAGGACTTTCCTCTACTTCTGGGAAGGTGCGGAACCGAACAGTGGTCTTGCCCCCGAACGCTATCATGTAGACGGTGTATATCCGCAGAACGACGCCAACGTCGTCACTTCCGGCGGCAGCGGCTTCGGCATCATGGCTATCCTTGCCGGAATAGACCGCGGCTATGTCACCCGTGAAGAGGGACTGGCACGCATGGATCGTATCGTCTCCTTCCTTGAGAAAGCCGACCGCTTTCACGGAGCTTATCCGCACTGGTGGTATGGCGACACCGGAAAGGTGAAACCTTTCGGACAGAAAGACAACGGTGGTGACCTGGTGGAAACCGCTTTCCTTATCCAGGGGCTTCTTGCCGTACATCAATATTATGTAAACGGAAACGAGCAGGAAAAAGCACTCGCCCAGCGTATCGACCGGATATGGCGTGATGTAGACTGGAACTGGTACCGGAAAGGTGGACAAAACGTTCTTTACTGGCACTGGAGTCCTACGTATGGCTGGGAAATGGATTTCCCCGTTCATGGTTACAACGAATGCATGATTATGTATATCCTTGCCGCCGCTTCGCCGACGCACGGAGTACCCGCTGCCGTCTACCACGACGGATGGGCACAGAACGGCGCCATCGTCTCTCCGCACAAAGTGGAAGGAATCGAACTGCATCTCCGCTATCAGGGAACGGAAGCCGGACCGCTTTTCTGGGCACAATATTCTTTCCTCGGACTTGACCCTGTGGGACTGAAAGATGAATATTGCCCCAGTTATTTCCACGAAATGCGTAACCTGACGTTAGTAAACCGTGCCTATTGCATCCGCAACCCCAAACATTACAAAGGTTTCGGACCCGATTGCTGGGGACTGACTGCCAGTTACTCCGTAGACGGATATGCCGCCCATTCACCCAACGAACAGGATGATAAAGGTGTCATCTCTCCTACCGCCGCACTTTCATCCATTGTCTACACGCCGGAGGAGTCCATGCAGGTAATGCGCCATCTGTATAACATGGGTGACAAAGTGTTCGGTCCTTTCGGATTCTACGACGCTTTCAGCGAAACGGACAACTGGTATCCACAACGTTACCTTGCCATCGACCAGGGCCCTATTGCCGTCATGATCGAGAATTACCGCACCGGCTTGTTATGGAAACTCTTCATGAGCCATCCCGACGTACAAGCCGGATTAACAAAACTTGGTTTTAATACCAACAAGCAAGATGTGAGACAGAAATAG
- a CDS encoding DUF6932 family protein, giving the protein MEFNKEGYLPEGIHTLSWEEFETTFGFSPKRKELLEGLLQVINILKICGCEAIYIDGSFVTDKLEPDDWDACFKGSAQSLKTLKRQEPCLLLTDDYKLRETQKQKFKGELFFYSLYAGLNISYLDFFQGIKGAKRKKKGIIKINLN; this is encoded by the coding sequence ATGGAATTTAATAAAGAAGGATATTTGCCTGAAGGAATTCACACGCTCAGTTGGGAAGAATTTGAAACAACCTTCGGATTCAGCCCCAAACGTAAAGAACTGCTGGAAGGCTTACTCCAAGTTATAAATATACTAAAGATTTGCGGTTGCGAAGCTATCTATATCGACGGTAGCTTCGTTACCGACAAATTGGAACCCGACGACTGGGATGCCTGCTTCAAAGGAAGCGCACAATCTCTCAAGACACTGAAAAGACAAGAGCCTTGCCTGCTCCTCACTGACGATTATAAACTGCGGGAAACGCAAAAACAAAAATTCAAAGGAGAGCTATTCTTCTACAGCCTTTATGCAGGATTGAATATCTCCTATCTGGATTTCTTTCAAGGAATAAAAGGAGCAAAGAGGAAGAAAAAGGGAATAATAAAAATAAATCTGAACTAA
- a CDS encoding helix-turn-helix domain-containing protein, translating into MKIEEIFAKRLKSARIMVGWSMDMLCEKIGNLISKQSISKYENGKMMPDSSVLIAISNALNLDPDYFFRPFLFELDEFEVSFRKKNKVKVFETNAIKEKIRDKVERYLEIENILGLENKFQPTAYSNAIISNAQDIKMQAIRLREEWKLGKDAINNVQAMLETHFIKVIDVDAPEGFDGLSGMVNDKYPIIVLNSNIGQSERRRMTALHELGHLLFNTCFDPALSPRQREGLCTVFANEMLIPSCVFSGIIGENRRDISLNELTDLQILYGISIDAMMMKAKELNIITEARCRTYYIKKNQDERFKRLVTASRFQEKKPKRFVSLVFRAIASDIITTSKAASLLNISIEDVRNRLNLI; encoded by the coding sequence ATGAAGATAGAAGAGATTTTTGCAAAACGCTTAAAGAGCGCACGAATTATGGTAGGCTGGTCTATGGATATGCTTTGCGAAAAAATCGGCAATCTGATTAGCAAGCAATCTATTTCTAAATATGAGAACGGGAAAATGATGCCGGACAGCTCCGTCCTTATAGCTATTTCCAATGCATTAAACTTAGACCCGGACTATTTTTTCCGTCCTTTCTTATTTGAACTGGACGAATTTGAGGTCAGTTTCAGAAAGAAGAATAAAGTTAAAGTATTTGAGACCAATGCTATAAAGGAAAAGATACGTGATAAAGTAGAACGTTATCTGGAAATAGAAAACATCTTAGGATTGGAGAATAAGTTTCAACCCACTGCCTATTCCAATGCTATCATTTCCAATGCACAGGACATTAAAATGCAGGCTATCCGTCTCCGCGAAGAATGGAAATTGGGCAAAGATGCCATCAATAATGTCCAGGCAATGTTGGAAACACATTTCATTAAAGTTATAGATGTGGATGCACCGGAAGGATTTGATGGTTTGAGTGGAATGGTTAACGATAAATATCCTATCATTGTCTTAAACTCCAACATCGGACAATCCGAACGTCGCAGAATGACTGCTTTGCACGAACTGGGACATCTTTTGTTTAATACCTGTTTTGACCCGGCATTAAGTCCCAGGCAAAGAGAAGGACTTTGCACTGTTTTCGCTAACGAAATGTTGATTCCAAGCTGTGTCTTCAGTGGCATAATCGGAGAAAACAGAAGAGATATATCATTAAATGAACTGACAGACCTACAAATCCTGTATGGCATCTCGATTGACGCCATGATGATGAAAGCCAAAGAGCTCAACATTATAACAGAAGCAAGATGCCGCACTTACTACATCAAGAAAAATCAAGACGAGAGATTTAAAAGATTGGTTACTGCATCCAGATTTCAAGAGAAAAAGCCCAAACGCTTTGTGAGCCTTGTATTCAGGGCCATTGCCAGTGATATAATAACAACTTCAAAAGCAGCTTCTCTCTTGAATATTTCGATTGAAGATGTACGTAACCGATTAAATCTTATATAA
- a CDS encoding BT4734/BF3469 family protein, producing the protein MKLTLMRDYGETSTMRTLDINLQIEAMKHETKARPISNLRTNIRYASPDSTLEEARRLTKVVPAANFRKTANGAQMTEYNGIVQIEVNHLANRTEVNRVKQEAAELTQTFAAFMGSGGHSVKIWLRFTRPDKSLPKTREEAEIFQAHAYRKAVSLYQPALSYSIELKNPTLEQFCRQTYDPELYYNSDATVIYMRQPLEMPSDITYKESVQAETSPFKRLIPGYDSFDTLSALFESALNKAYQSLSELQPNVHLHSDEDLKPLLVRLAENCFQAGIPEEETARWAIAHFYSKKKEFLVRQTVQNIYTHAKGFGQKSPLSTEQELELRTEEFMQRRYEFRYNTMTTVTEYRERNTFCFCFRPITNRVRNSIAMNARLEGLSLWDRDVARYLDSDRIPIFSPIEDFLFGVDVRWDGRDRIRELAARVPCNNAHWPDLFYRWFLSMVAHWRHTDRKYSNCTVPLLVGPQGYRKSTFCRNLLPPELQIYYTDHIDFSNKRDAELSLNRFALINMDEFDQNGVHQQAFLKHIIQKPVVNTRRPRATATQEMRRYASFIGTSNHKDLLTDTSGSRRYIVVYLTAPIDCSPIDYEQLYAQAMHDIYRGERYWFDTEDEKVMTEGNQEFQVMPIAEQLFHQYFRAAREDEEEYEQLLAIEILEQVQHDSRIHISNCNIIQFGRILQRNQVPSVHAKRGNVYKVVRIKPKRE; encoded by the coding sequence ATGAAACTTACTTTGATGCGGGACTACGGCGAAACGTCAACCATGCGGACGCTGGATATAAACCTACAAATAGAAGCGATGAAGCATGAGACGAAAGCCCGCCCGATTAGCAATCTTCGGACAAATATACGTTACGCATCACCCGACTCTACACTGGAAGAAGCCCGGCGACTGACCAAGGTCGTCCCGGCAGCCAACTTCCGCAAAACAGCCAACGGCGCACAAATGACGGAATACAACGGCATTGTGCAAATAGAAGTCAACCACCTGGCAAACCGGACGGAAGTAAACCGCGTGAAGCAGGAAGCGGCAGAACTTACGCAAACTTTTGCCGCCTTCATGGGTTCCGGCGGACATTCCGTGAAAATATGGCTGCGCTTCACCCGCCCGGACAAATCATTACCCAAAACTCGGGAAGAAGCGGAAATATTCCAAGCCCACGCCTACAGAAAAGCAGTCAGCCTGTACCAGCCAGCTCTCTCCTACTCCATCGAACTTAAGAACCCTACTTTGGAGCAATTCTGCCGGCAGACCTACGACCCGGAACTTTATTACAACTCTGATGCCACCGTCATCTACATGCGTCAACCGCTGGAAATGCCGTCGGACATCACCTACAAAGAATCCGTACAAGCGGAAACATCGCCATTCAAACGGCTGATTCCGGGCTATGATAGTTTCGATACCTTGTCCGCCCTCTTCGAGAGTGCTCTGAACAAGGCTTACCAATCATTAAGCGAACTCCAGCCCAACGTACATCTCCATTCGGACGAAGATCTCAAGCCACTGTTAGTCCGCCTTGCGGAAAATTGTTTTCAGGCAGGCATACCGGAAGAAGAAACCGCCCGTTGGGCCATCGCTCATTTCTACTCCAAGAAGAAAGAGTTCCTTGTCCGCCAGACCGTACAAAACATATATACCCACGCCAAAGGGTTCGGACAGAAATCCCCCTTATCAACCGAACAGGAACTGGAGCTTCGCACGGAAGAATTTATGCAACGCCGATACGAATTCCGTTACAACACGATGACGACCGTAACGGAATATCGCGAACGGAACACATTTTGTTTCTGCTTCCGCCCCATCACCAACCGGGTACGAAACAGCATTGCCATGAACGCCCGCCTGGAAGGGCTCAGTCTTTGGGACAGGGACGTCGCCCGTTATCTGGACTCCGACCGCATCCCGATATTCAGCCCTATCGAGGATTTCCTCTTCGGAGTGGATGTCCGTTGGGACGGTCGCGACCGGATTCGTGAACTGGCTGCCCGCGTCCCCTGCAACAACGCCCACTGGCCCGACTTGTTCTATCGTTGGTTTCTGAGCATGGTAGCGCACTGGCGTCATACTGACCGCAAGTACTCCAATTGTACGGTACCGTTACTTGTCGGTCCGCAGGGCTATCGGAAATCTACTTTTTGCCGGAATCTGTTACCGCCCGAATTGCAGATATATTACACGGACCACATCGACTTCAGCAATAAAAGGGATGCCGAATTATCTCTCAATCGTTTTGCGCTTATCAACATGGACGAATTCGACCAGAACGGAGTGCACCAGCAGGCTTTCCTGAAGCATATCATCCAAAAGCCGGTGGTCAACACCCGCCGTCCCCGTGCCACAGCCACACAGGAGATGCGCCGCTATGCTTCATTCATCGGCACAAGCAACCACAAGGACTTACTGACCGACACTTCCGGCAGCCGGCGCTATATCGTCGTCTACTTAACCGCTCCCATCGACTGTTCCCCCATCGACTATGAGCAGCTTTATGCGCAAGCGATGCACGATATTTACAGGGGAGAGCGTTACTGGTTCGACACCGAGGACGAAAAAGTGATGACCGAAGGCAATCAAGAATTCCAAGTTATGCCTATCGCGGAGCAATTATTCCACCAATATTTCCGAGCTGCCCGGGAAGACGAGGAAGAATATGAGCAGCTTCTCGCCATCGAGATACTGGAACAGGTGCAGCATGACAGCAGGATTCATATATCGAATTGTAATATTATTCAGTTCGGCAGAATATTGCAAAGGAATCAAGTGCCTTCCGTACATGCCAAACGGGGGAATGTCTACAAAGTGGTTCGGATTAAGCCGAAAAGAGAATAA